Proteins encoded in a region of the Populus nigra chromosome 3, ddPopNigr1.1, whole genome shotgun sequence genome:
- the LOC133689822 gene encoding CDPK-related kinase 7-like isoform X1: MGLCHGKPVELQQNQSKNNTLSIETDSTKPPNSHTRKNSNFPFYSPSPLSSLFKTSPAVSSVSSTPLRIFKRPFPPPSPAKHIRALLARRHGSVKPNEASIPEGNEIDIGLDKNFGFSKQFASHYELGEEVGRGHFGYTCSAKAKKGSLKGQNVAVKVIPKSKMTTAVAIEDVRREVKILRALTGHKNLVQFYDAYEDDDNVYAIMELCEGGELLDRILSRGGKYSEEDARTVMVQILSVVAYCHLQGVVHRDLKPENFLFTTKEDNSTLKAIDFGLSDYVKPDERLNDIVGSAYYVAPEVLHRSYGTEADMWSIGVIAYILLCGSRPFWARTESGIFRAVLKADPSFDEAPWPSLSPEAIDFVKRLLNKDYRKRLTAAQALSHPWLANHHDIKIPLDMIVYKLAKAYIYSSSLRKSALRALAKTLTVAQLAFLREQFTLLGPSKNGFISMQNFKTAVIKHSTDAMKDSRVLDYVNMVSSLQYSKLDFEEFSAVAISVHQLEGMDCWEQNVRRAYELFEKDGNRPIMFEELASDMRHSDGKLTFLGFVKLLHGVSSRIFQKA; the protein is encoded by the exons ATGGGACTTTGTCATGGAAAACCCGTTGAGCTCCAACAAAACCAATCCAAAAACAACACGCTCTCCATTGAAACAGACTCAACAAAGCCACCAAATTCACACACTAGGAAGAACTCAAACTTCCCTTTTTACAGTCCAAGTCCATTATCTAGTCTCTTCAAGACTTCACCTGCTGTATCAAGTGTAAGCTCCACTCCTTTGAGGATTTTCAAGAGGCCTTTTCCACCTCCTTCCCCTGCAAAGCATATACGTGCATTGCTTGCAAGAAGGCATGGCTCTGTTAAGCCTAATGAAGCTTCAATTCCAGAAGGAAATGAGATTGATATTGGTTTGGACAAGAATTTTGGGTTTTCTAAGCAGTTTGCAAGTCATTATGAGCTTGGTGAGGAAGTGGGGCGTGGACATTTTGGGTATACTTGCTCTGCGAAGGCGAAGAAAGGAAGCTTGAAAGGCCAGAATGTGGCAGTCAAAGTTATTCCAAAGTCTAAG ATGACCACTGCAGTTGCCATAGAGGATGTGAGACGAGAAGTGAAAATATTACGGGCTCTAACGGGACATAAGAACCTAGTGCAGTTCTACGATGCCTACGAAGACGACGACAATGTCTATGCTATAATGGA GTTGTGCGAAGGTGGCGAATTATTGGATAGGATACTCTCAAG GGGGGGAAAATACTCAGAAGAAGATGCAAGGACCGTTATGGTTCAGATATTAAGTGTGGTTGCCTACTGCCATCTCCAAGGTGTCGTTCATCGTGACCTGAAGCCTGAG AACTTTCTCTTTACCACCAAGGAGGATAATTCCACATTGAAAGCCATTGATTTTGGACTCTCTGACTATGTAAAGCCAG ATGAAAGGTTAAATGATATTGTGGGAAGTGCATATTATGTAGCTCCTGAAGTTCTACACAGATCATATGGAACCGAGGCAGACATGTGGAGTATTGGTGTGATTGCTTATATTCTTCTATGTGGTAGCAGGCCCTTTTGGGCCCGGACAGAATCTGGAATCTTTCGAGCTGTTTTGAAAGCAGATCCAAGCTTTGATGAAGCTCCCTGGCCTTCTTTATCTCCAGAAGCtattgattttgtgaagagGCTGTTGAACAAGGACTATCGGAAGAGACTAACAGCTGCTCAGGCTCTGA GTCACCCATGGCTGGCTAATCATCATGACATAAAGATTCCACTGGATATGATTGTGTACAAGCTTGCAAAAGcttatatatattcttcttcCCTACGAAAATCTGCTTTGAGG GCTCTGGCGAAGACGTTAACTGTTGCTCAGCTAGCTTTCCTACGGGAACAATTTACATTGTTAGGGCCAAGCAAAAATGGCTTCATTTCTATGCAGAACTTTAAAACA GCTGTAATAAAGCACTCTACAGATGCCATGAAGGATTCCAGGGTCCTCGATTATGTTAACATG GTTAGTTCTCTTCAATACAGTAAATTGGATTTTGAAGAATTTTCTGCTGTTGCCATAAGTGTGCATCAGCTAGAAGGAATGGATTGTTGGGAGCAAAATGTTAGGCGTGCCTATGAATTGTTTGAGAAAGATGGAAACAGACCCATTATGTTCGAGGAGCTTGCCTCA GATATGAGACATTCTGATGGTAAATTAACCTTCTTGGGGTTTGTCAAGCTTCTCCATGGAGTTTCGTCACGAATATTTCAGAAGGCTTGA
- the LOC133689822 gene encoding CDPK-related kinase 1-like isoform X2 has protein sequence MMTTAVAIEDVRREVKILRALTGHKNLVQFYDAYEDDDNVYAIMELCEGGELLDRILSRGGKYSEEDARTVMVQILSVVAYCHLQGVVHRDLKPENFLFTTKEDNSTLKAIDFGLSDYVKPDERLNDIVGSAYYVAPEVLHRSYGTEADMWSIGVIAYILLCGSRPFWARTESGIFRAVLKADPSFDEAPWPSLSPEAIDFVKRLLNKDYRKRLTAAQALSHPWLANHHDIKIPLDMIVYKLAKAYIYSSSLRKSALRALAKTLTVAQLAFLREQFTLLGPSKNGFISMQNFKTAVIKHSTDAMKDSRVLDYVNMVSSLQYSKLDFEEFSAVAISVHQLEGMDCWEQNVRRAYELFEKDGNRPIMFEELASDMRHSDGKLTFLGFVKLLHGVSSRIFQKA, from the exons atg ATGACCACTGCAGTTGCCATAGAGGATGTGAGACGAGAAGTGAAAATATTACGGGCTCTAACGGGACATAAGAACCTAGTGCAGTTCTACGATGCCTACGAAGACGACGACAATGTCTATGCTATAATGGA GTTGTGCGAAGGTGGCGAATTATTGGATAGGATACTCTCAAG GGGGGGAAAATACTCAGAAGAAGATGCAAGGACCGTTATGGTTCAGATATTAAGTGTGGTTGCCTACTGCCATCTCCAAGGTGTCGTTCATCGTGACCTGAAGCCTGAG AACTTTCTCTTTACCACCAAGGAGGATAATTCCACATTGAAAGCCATTGATTTTGGACTCTCTGACTATGTAAAGCCAG ATGAAAGGTTAAATGATATTGTGGGAAGTGCATATTATGTAGCTCCTGAAGTTCTACACAGATCATATGGAACCGAGGCAGACATGTGGAGTATTGGTGTGATTGCTTATATTCTTCTATGTGGTAGCAGGCCCTTTTGGGCCCGGACAGAATCTGGAATCTTTCGAGCTGTTTTGAAAGCAGATCCAAGCTTTGATGAAGCTCCCTGGCCTTCTTTATCTCCAGAAGCtattgattttgtgaagagGCTGTTGAACAAGGACTATCGGAAGAGACTAACAGCTGCTCAGGCTCTGA GTCACCCATGGCTGGCTAATCATCATGACATAAAGATTCCACTGGATATGATTGTGTACAAGCTTGCAAAAGcttatatatattcttcttcCCTACGAAAATCTGCTTTGAGG GCTCTGGCGAAGACGTTAACTGTTGCTCAGCTAGCTTTCCTACGGGAACAATTTACATTGTTAGGGCCAAGCAAAAATGGCTTCATTTCTATGCAGAACTTTAAAACA GCTGTAATAAAGCACTCTACAGATGCCATGAAGGATTCCAGGGTCCTCGATTATGTTAACATG GTTAGTTCTCTTCAATACAGTAAATTGGATTTTGAAGAATTTTCTGCTGTTGCCATAAGTGTGCATCAGCTAGAAGGAATGGATTGTTGGGAGCAAAATGTTAGGCGTGCCTATGAATTGTTTGAGAAAGATGGAAACAGACCCATTATGTTCGAGGAGCTTGCCTCA GATATGAGACATTCTGATGGTAAATTAACCTTCTTGGGGTTTGTCAAGCTTCTCCATGGAGTTTCGTCACGAATATTTCAGAAGGCTTGA
- the LOC133689385 gene encoding uncharacterized protein LOC133689385 isoform X2, with product MATINKPLKPKPLSKLRSPILTLILCISAIALLYLFFSLNSTDGFSFSSPKSTRNSVDKPKRQHTIHEKYLYWGNRIDCPGKHCDSCEGLGHQESSLRCALEEAMFLNRTFVMPSRMCINPIHNKKGILHHSDNSNSEERWAESSCSMDSLYDMDLISETVPVILDNSKDWYRVLSTSMKLGARGVVHVEGISRVDLKENSHYSNLLLINRTASPLSWFMECKDRNNRSAIALPYSFLPTMAADRLRDAADKIMALLGDYDSIHVRRGDKIKTRNDRFGVSRTLHPHLDRDTRPEFIFHRIEKWVPPGRTLFIASNEKTPGFFSPLAVRYKLAYSSNYSMILDPVIENNYELFMIERLILMGAKTFIRTFKEDDTDLSLTDDPKKNTKSWQLPVYTMDEVEQGS from the exons ATGGCAACCATAAACAAACCACTAAAGCCAAAACCTTTATCAAAGCTCAGATCCCCAATTCTCACTTTAATACTCTGCATTTCAGCCATTGCATtgttatacttgtttttttcactAAATTCCACAGATGGGTTCTCCTTTTCATCTCCAAAATCCACAAGGAACTCTGTAGACAAACCCAAAAGACAACATACCATTCATGAAAAGTACTTGTATTGGGGTAATAGAATTGATTGTCCTGGTAAACATTGTGACTCTTGTGAAGGTTTGGGTCATCAAGAGTCTAGCCTTAGGTGTGCTCTAGAAGAAGCCATGTTCTTGAAtag AACTTTTGTGATGCCTTCAAGGATGTGTATCAATCCAATACACAATAAGAAGGGGATCCTTCATCACTCTGACAATTCAAATTCAGAGGAAAG GTGGGCAGAAAGTTCTTGTTCCATGGACTCTTTGTATGATATGGATCTCATATCTGAAACTGTGCCTGTAATCTTAGACAACTCAAAAGATTGGTATCGGGTATTATCAACAAGTATGAAGTTGGGAGCTAGAGGAGTGGTCCATGTGGAAGGGATTAGTCGAGTTGATCTCAAAGAGAATAGTCACTACTCAAACCTCTTGCTCATTAATCGAACAGCAAGCCCACTTTCATG GTTCATGGAATGCAAAGACCGAAACAACCGTAGTGCTATAGCATTGCCATATTCATTTCTTCCTACAATGGCAGCAGATAGATTAAGGGATGCTGCAGATAAG ATTATGGCACTTCTTGGTGATTATGATTCCATCCATGTTCGTCGAggggataaaataaaaactaggaATGACAGATTTGGGGTTTCTCGAACCCTGCATCCTCATCTTGACAGGGATACCCGTCCAGAATTTATATTCCATAGGATTGAAAAATGGGTCCCACCTGGACGAACTCTTTTTATTGCTTCAAATGAGAAGACACCGGGATTTTTTTCACCTCTCGCTGTCAG ATATAAATTGGCGTATTCATCTAACTACAGCATGATTCTGGATCCCGTGATTGAGAACAACTATGAATTATTTATGATTGAAAGGCTTATTCTGATGGGTGCCAAAACATTCATTAGAACATTCAAGGAAGATGATACTGATCTCAGCCTCACCGATGATCCAAAGAAGAATACCAAGTCATGGCAATTGCCTGTTTATACCATGGATGAAGTAGAGCAAGGAAGCTGA
- the LOC133689385 gene encoding uncharacterized protein LOC133689385 isoform X1, with translation MATINKPLKPKPLSKLRSPILTLILCISAIALLYLFFSLNSTDGFSFSSPKSTRNSVDKPKRQHTIHEKYLYWGNRIDCPGKHCDSCEGLGHQESSLRCALEEAMFLNRTFVMPSRMCINPIHNKKGILHHSDNSNSEESRWAESSCSMDSLYDMDLISETVPVILDNSKDWYRVLSTSMKLGARGVVHVEGISRVDLKENSHYSNLLLINRTASPLSWFMECKDRNNRSAIALPYSFLPTMAADRLRDAADKIMALLGDYDSIHVRRGDKIKTRNDRFGVSRTLHPHLDRDTRPEFIFHRIEKWVPPGRTLFIASNEKTPGFFSPLAVRYKLAYSSNYSMILDPVIENNYELFMIERLILMGAKTFIRTFKEDDTDLSLTDDPKKNTKSWQLPVYTMDEVEQGS, from the exons ATGGCAACCATAAACAAACCACTAAAGCCAAAACCTTTATCAAAGCTCAGATCCCCAATTCTCACTTTAATACTCTGCATTTCAGCCATTGCATtgttatacttgtttttttcactAAATTCCACAGATGGGTTCTCCTTTTCATCTCCAAAATCCACAAGGAACTCTGTAGACAAACCCAAAAGACAACATACCATTCATGAAAAGTACTTGTATTGGGGTAATAGAATTGATTGTCCTGGTAAACATTGTGACTCTTGTGAAGGTTTGGGTCATCAAGAGTCTAGCCTTAGGTGTGCTCTAGAAGAAGCCATGTTCTTGAAtag AACTTTTGTGATGCCTTCAAGGATGTGTATCAATCCAATACACAATAAGAAGGGGATCCTTCATCACTCTGACAATTCAAATTCAGAGGAAAG CAGGTGGGCAGAAAGTTCTTGTTCCATGGACTCTTTGTATGATATGGATCTCATATCTGAAACTGTGCCTGTAATCTTAGACAACTCAAAAGATTGGTATCGGGTATTATCAACAAGTATGAAGTTGGGAGCTAGAGGAGTGGTCCATGTGGAAGGGATTAGTCGAGTTGATCTCAAAGAGAATAGTCACTACTCAAACCTCTTGCTCATTAATCGAACAGCAAGCCCACTTTCATG GTTCATGGAATGCAAAGACCGAAACAACCGTAGTGCTATAGCATTGCCATATTCATTTCTTCCTACAATGGCAGCAGATAGATTAAGGGATGCTGCAGATAAG ATTATGGCACTTCTTGGTGATTATGATTCCATCCATGTTCGTCGAggggataaaataaaaactaggaATGACAGATTTGGGGTTTCTCGAACCCTGCATCCTCATCTTGACAGGGATACCCGTCCAGAATTTATATTCCATAGGATTGAAAAATGGGTCCCACCTGGACGAACTCTTTTTATTGCTTCAAATGAGAAGACACCGGGATTTTTTTCACCTCTCGCTGTCAG ATATAAATTGGCGTATTCATCTAACTACAGCATGATTCTGGATCCCGTGATTGAGAACAACTATGAATTATTTATGATTGAAAGGCTTATTCTGATGGGTGCCAAAACATTCATTAGAACATTCAAGGAAGATGATACTGATCTCAGCCTCACCGATGATCCAAAGAAGAATACCAAGTCATGGCAATTGCCTGTTTATACCATGGATGAAGTAGAGCAAGGAAGCTGA
- the LOC133689385 gene encoding uncharacterized protein LOC133689385 isoform X3: MATINKPLKPKPLSKLRSPILTLILCISAIALLYLFFSLNSTDGFSFSSPKSTRNSVDKPKRQHTIHEKYLYWGNRIDCPGKHCDSCEGLGHQESSLRCALEEAMFLNRTFVMPSRMCINPIHNKKGILHHSDNSNSEESRWAESSCSMDSLYDMDLISETVPVILDNSKDWYRVLSTSMKLGARGVVHVEGISRVDLKENSHYSNLLLINRTASPLSWDTRPEFIFHRIEKWVPPGRTLFIASNEKTPGFFSPLAVRYKLAYSSNYSMILDPVIENNYELFMIERLILMGAKTFIRTFKEDDTDLSLTDDPKKNTKSWQLPVYTMDEVEQGS; encoded by the exons ATGGCAACCATAAACAAACCACTAAAGCCAAAACCTTTATCAAAGCTCAGATCCCCAATTCTCACTTTAATACTCTGCATTTCAGCCATTGCATtgttatacttgtttttttcactAAATTCCACAGATGGGTTCTCCTTTTCATCTCCAAAATCCACAAGGAACTCTGTAGACAAACCCAAAAGACAACATACCATTCATGAAAAGTACTTGTATTGGGGTAATAGAATTGATTGTCCTGGTAAACATTGTGACTCTTGTGAAGGTTTGGGTCATCAAGAGTCTAGCCTTAGGTGTGCTCTAGAAGAAGCCATGTTCTTGAAtag AACTTTTGTGATGCCTTCAAGGATGTGTATCAATCCAATACACAATAAGAAGGGGATCCTTCATCACTCTGACAATTCAAATTCAGAGGAAAG CAGGTGGGCAGAAAGTTCTTGTTCCATGGACTCTTTGTATGATATGGATCTCATATCTGAAACTGTGCCTGTAATCTTAGACAACTCAAAAGATTGGTATCGGGTATTATCAACAAGTATGAAGTTGGGAGCTAGAGGAGTGGTCCATGTGGAAGGGATTAGTCGAGTTGATCTCAAAGAGAATAGTCACTACTCAAACCTCTTGCTCATTAATCGAACAGCAAGCCCACTTTCATG GGATACCCGTCCAGAATTTATATTCCATAGGATTGAAAAATGGGTCCCACCTGGACGAACTCTTTTTATTGCTTCAAATGAGAAGACACCGGGATTTTTTTCACCTCTCGCTGTCAG ATATAAATTGGCGTATTCATCTAACTACAGCATGATTCTGGATCCCGTGATTGAGAACAACTATGAATTATTTATGATTGAAAGGCTTATTCTGATGGGTGCCAAAACATTCATTAGAACATTCAAGGAAGATGATACTGATCTCAGCCTCACCGATGATCCAAAGAAGAATACCAAGTCATGGCAATTGCCTGTTTATACCATGGATGAAGTAGAGCAAGGAAGCTGA
- the LOC133689387 gene encoding uncharacterized protein LOC133689387 isoform X1, with protein sequence MPYLVRENLFIGNISDAAEVLQNGSEEITHMLSVLSSVSISFFTEWRSGVIIPTKEIKKVCAGDEWRSCLAVNKVLYSLEYAGKELKLVRMAVPIRDMESEDLLDYLDVCLDFIQKTRKEGAVLVHCFAGVSRSAAIITAYLMKSEQLSLEDALESLRQSCESVGPNDGFLEQLKMFEEMGFKVDHASPIYKRFRLKALGEFYNRGEKIDSSKFGADPGVPTQVSSEEEASPNGGEKGIPAYHCKKCRRVVALQENVMDHVPGEGETSFAWSKQKSGNPLNKSDESECSSIFVEPLKWMTAVEGGMVEGKLSCAHCEARLGYFNWSGIQCSCGSWITPAFQLHESRVDVSTV encoded by the exons atgccGTATCTTGTACGCGAGAATCTTTTCATCGGAAACATAAGCGACGCGGCGGAGGTTCTGCAAAACGGAAGTGAGGAAATAACGCATATGTTATCGGTTTTAAGTTCCGTGTCGATATCGTTCTTTACGGAATGGAGAAGCGGAGTCATAATTCCGACGAAGGAGATAAAGAAAGTGTGTGCCGGTGATGAGTGGAGGAGTTGTTTGGCGGTGAATAAGGTTTTGTATTCGTTAGAGTATGCAGGGAAGGAATTGAAGCTAGTGAGAATGGCGGTGCCGATTAGGGATATGGAGAGTGAGGATTTGTTAGATTATTTGGATGTTTGTTTGGATTTTATTCAGAAGACTAGAAAAGAAGGAGCTGTTTTGGTGCATTGTTTTGCTGGCGTTTCGAGAAG TGCAGCTATCATTACAGCGTACTTGATGAAAAGTGAGCAATTATCTCTTGAAG ATGCTCTTGAATCCCTAAGGCAAAGCTGTGAGTCTGTTGGTCCCAATGATGGCTTTTTAGAACAG TTGAAAATGTTTGAGGAAATGGGCTTCAAGGTTGATCATGCTAGTCCCATATACAAGCGGTTTCGCCTGAAAGCACTGG GTGAGTTTTACAACCGCGGAGAGAAGATAGACAGTTCTAAATTTGGGGCAGATCCTGGTGTACCTACACAAGTCTCCTCTGAGGAAGAAGCATCTCCAAATGGAGGGGAAAAAGGTATTCCTGCATACCACTGCAAGAAGTGCCGTCGAGTAGTTGCATTGCAGGAGAATGTTATGGATCATGTTCCAGGAGAGGGTGAGACATCTTTTGCATGGAGCAAGCAGAAAAGTGGCAACCCCCTTAACAAGTCTGATGAGTCTGAGTGTTCTTCTATTTTTGTTGAGCCTTTAAAGTGGATGACAGCAG TTGAGGGAGGTATGGTGGAGGGCAAGTTGTCCTGTGCTCATTGTGAAGCTCGTTTGGGCTACTTCAATTGGTCTGGTATACAATGCAGTTGTGGGAGCTGGATTACTCCTGCCTTTCAGCTCCATGAAAGCCGAGTAGACGTTAGCACTGTCTAA
- the LOC133689387 gene encoding uncharacterized protein LOC133689387 isoform X2, which translates to MPYLVRENLFIGNISDAAEVLQNGSEEITHMLSVLSSVSISFFTEWRSGVIIPTKEIKKVCAGDEWRSCLAVNKVLYSLEYAGKELKLVRMAVPIRDMESEDLLDYLDVCLDFIQKTRKEGAVLVHCFAGVSRSAAIITAYLMKNALESLRQSCESVGPNDGFLEQLKMFEEMGFKVDHASPIYKRFRLKALGEFYNRGEKIDSSKFGADPGVPTQVSSEEEASPNGGEKGIPAYHCKKCRRVVALQENVMDHVPGEGETSFAWSKQKSGNPLNKSDESECSSIFVEPLKWMTAVEGGMVEGKLSCAHCEARLGYFNWSGIQCSCGSWITPAFQLHESRVDVSTV; encoded by the exons atgccGTATCTTGTACGCGAGAATCTTTTCATCGGAAACATAAGCGACGCGGCGGAGGTTCTGCAAAACGGAAGTGAGGAAATAACGCATATGTTATCGGTTTTAAGTTCCGTGTCGATATCGTTCTTTACGGAATGGAGAAGCGGAGTCATAATTCCGACGAAGGAGATAAAGAAAGTGTGTGCCGGTGATGAGTGGAGGAGTTGTTTGGCGGTGAATAAGGTTTTGTATTCGTTAGAGTATGCAGGGAAGGAATTGAAGCTAGTGAGAATGGCGGTGCCGATTAGGGATATGGAGAGTGAGGATTTGTTAGATTATTTGGATGTTTGTTTGGATTTTATTCAGAAGACTAGAAAAGAAGGAGCTGTTTTGGTGCATTGTTTTGCTGGCGTTTCGAGAAG TGCAGCTATCATTACAGCGTACTTGATGAAAA ATGCTCTTGAATCCCTAAGGCAAAGCTGTGAGTCTGTTGGTCCCAATGATGGCTTTTTAGAACAG TTGAAAATGTTTGAGGAAATGGGCTTCAAGGTTGATCATGCTAGTCCCATATACAAGCGGTTTCGCCTGAAAGCACTGG GTGAGTTTTACAACCGCGGAGAGAAGATAGACAGTTCTAAATTTGGGGCAGATCCTGGTGTACCTACACAAGTCTCCTCTGAGGAAGAAGCATCTCCAAATGGAGGGGAAAAAGGTATTCCTGCATACCACTGCAAGAAGTGCCGTCGAGTAGTTGCATTGCAGGAGAATGTTATGGATCATGTTCCAGGAGAGGGTGAGACATCTTTTGCATGGAGCAAGCAGAAAAGTGGCAACCCCCTTAACAAGTCTGATGAGTCTGAGTGTTCTTCTATTTTTGTTGAGCCTTTAAAGTGGATGACAGCAG TTGAGGGAGGTATGGTGGAGGGCAAGTTGTCCTGTGCTCATTGTGAAGCTCGTTTGGGCTACTTCAATTGGTCTGGTATACAATGCAGTTGTGGGAGCTGGATTACTCCTGCCTTTCAGCTCCATGAAAGCCGAGTAGACGTTAGCACTGTCTAA
- the LOC133689476 gene encoding probable disease resistance protein At4g27220 has protein sequence MSFFSEMQELFVCSRIELSFHFLGVKEAKSCFLLCCLFPEDYGMGFELFDDINTVEEARYRVYAVVDKLTRCSLLLESNKNMHNKMHDVVSETAISICMIGEIGFLVRCETALREWPKKKKTFKDCAAISLMNCEMHEFPEDLAYPKLKLLQIINNIHRSSEIPHDVCDDMIRLKILALGNKCIPSRPSSVQFLKNLQALSIGNCGAPFGDIDISIIQALEKLEILSLAGSKISKLPK, from the coding sequence ATGTCGTTCTTCTCAGAAATGCAGGAATTATTTGTTTGTTCGCGAATAGAATTGAGTTTCCATTTCTTGGGAGTGAAGGAAGCCAAGTCTTGCTTCTTGCTATGTTGCTTATTTCCAGAAGATTATGGAATGGGCTTCGAGTTGTTTGATGACATAAATACAGTAGAAGAAGCAAGGTATCGAGTTTATGCTGTAGTTGACAAGCTGACAAGATGCTCTCTCTTGCTGGAAAGCAACAAGAACATGCATAATAAAATGCATGATGTCGTGAGCGAGACGGCCATATCTATCTGCATGATAGGTGAAATTGGATTTTTGGTAAGATGTGAAACTGCATTGAGAGAGTGgcctaagaagaagaagacattcAAAGATTGCGCTGCAATTTCTCTTATGAATTGTGAAATGCATGAATTTCCTGAAGATTTGGCGTATCCAAAACTTAAGCTTCTACAGATCATAAACAATATTCACCGTTCAAGTGAAATTCCACATGATGTATGTGATGACATGATAAGACTTAAAATATTAGCTTTGGGGAACAAGTGCATCCCATCTAGACCATCATCAGTCCAATTTTTGAAGAACCTTCAAGCTTTGTCAATAGGAAATTGTGGTGCTCCTTTTGGGGACATTGACATATCTATTATTCAAGCACTGGAGAAGCTCGAAATCCTCAGCCTTGCAGGATCTAAGATTTCAAAGTTGCCAAAATAA